The genomic window TTGCATTTTGATACTCATGTATAGTCTTATCAAAAAGATCCTCAAGGCCTGTTGCTTTTACACTCTTTGATATCCCTTGATTAGCATAGATATCAGCTATTTTACCAATTGAAATAACCTCTCCGCCTGCTTTCACAAGTTTCTGCAATAAAGTTTCTGCAGGAGGTAATATTGATAAATCTCTTCTATTGCCTGTACGAGCATACTCATCTGTTGACTCACCTACAAATGGTCTTGCTATAACTCGACCAACCATCATATTCATTTCATCAAGAAGCTCTCTAGCTATCTTACAAACCTTAAGAAGGTTATCTAAACCAAAGTAATCTTCATGAGCAGCAATTTGAAATACACTGTCGCCAGAAGTATAAACTATTGGTTTTTTTGTCATACAGCTTTCACAACCATAATCTATAAGCACTTGTGTTCCAGAAGCATGGCCAGCATCAATAAAACCATCTTTAAGATCGCATCTTCTGACCCATTCATCAATAAATGCCTTATCAAAACAACTTTGATTTTCTTTTTTAGTGAAATAGTACCAATCAAACAGCACTGGTACTCCTGCAAGCTCCCAGTGTCCACTTGGAGTATCTTTACCCTTACTTAGTTCCGCACAGTATCCATACTTAGCGTTTTCAACAGTATCATTACCACCTGAAATATCTGTAGATAGGGCCTTACATCTATTATACTCAGCTGCTTGCTTCAATCCTTTTCTTGAAAGATTAGGAAGAGTTAATTTTTTACCATTAGCTTCAAAATACTCTACGATATGGCCAAGCGTATCAAAACCCTCATCACCAAAGTCCTCAGCATCTGGAGCTTCACCAATCCCAAATGAATCAAAAAGCAAGATTACAACTTTTTTCTTTTTCAACATAAAACTAAAACCTCAATTATTTTTTATTTTGTAAAAAGGCTATTCTAATGCCTCTTAGAATAAGATCGGGAGATATTTCATCAAATATCCCCTCATCTTTGAAAAGCCCCGTAAATCCACCTGTAGCGATTGTATACACATCATTACCATCAAACTCTTCTATACTTCTCTTTTTTATCTCTTTTAAAGCACCAAGATGGCCATAGTACAAACCTGACCGGATATTTGTTTTGGTATCGTAACCAATTGCAACTTCTGGTTTAACAATAGTTATTGATGATAGTTGAGATGCTCCACTACACAAAGCATTCAATGAAAGCTTAACTCCTGGCATAATCGAACCACTAAGATATTTTTTATCCTTAGTCACTACATCAAATGTTGTCGCTGTTCCTAGATCTATTATAAGCAAGTTTTTATTTGGGTATTCTGCTATAGCGCCTATACAACTAGCAATTCTATCAGCACCAACCTGATGAGCCTCAACTGAAGACATATCTAAAGCAGTAGTATCCATACTAATAAAAAAAGGCTTAATATCAAAATACTTAATAACTGCTGAACCTAAAGAATAATTTAGATGTGGAACTACAGAAGAGATTGCACATCCCTCTATCTTAGCTAGATCTACGTAATTTTCACGAAGAGCCTGCCTTAAGAAAACTCCCATCTGATCTGAAGTCGAATCAACAGATGAAGTTGCGTATCTGATTTGAGAGACTATATTATCGCCCTCAAAAACACCTATATGTATATGAGAATTCCCCACATCCATTACTAAAAGCATAGGATTGCCTTTGTTTTAATCAAAATAAACTGACTACATTATACAGTATAGGCTTGGTATAAAAAAGATAACTAACTAAAACATAGATAAAACAGTGCTATTCTTTTATCAAGGACTGTTGATTTAAGACTTTTCAATGATATATTAGTAGCTTTTTGTAATACCCATGCTGACAGGTATTTTTCAAAGCATCTCGAAAGTGTGAGAATACAGCCCTCATGCTAAACACGAAGACAACTATCTCTAATATTTTTTAACAGCCCATAACTCAGATAGATTAGAATCATCAACTTTTGTAGTAGTTGCATTCAAATCGCTAAGTCCACCACCATCTGCATAATCAGAATCAGAATTAGCATCAGCTATTACATCTGTCATCTGCGCAGACAAGTTAGACAACTGAATTTGGAACTCATCTGATGAGCGTATAATAATGTCATCTTTTGTAAACTCTTCCTCGAAATAGCTATTTACACCTATCGTACCAATAGAACCATCATCAGAAAGATCCCCTAAATCATAGTTCCCCACTTCAGACTCGATTACATTTTGCTCAGTATAAGCAAACTCAGCATCAGCTGCGATTCCTATAGACCCGTCAGTATAAGTAATCTCAGCATGTCCATGAACAGTAATATCTCCATCTACTCTAGTTTCTTCAACACCATCACTTTCTAGATTGATAGCTGATATACCAAGCTCATCAAGCGATAGAGCTTCACCATTATCTACAGCACCATCACCATCTTTATCTTGCCATACTTTGAACTGATCCCAGTCAGTATCTGCAATATCAAATATACCATCATTGTTTGTATCAAACTCTGCTTTTAAACCTTCTAAATCGGTAGCATCTGGATTATCACTATAGTCAGCAAACACAAACTCTTCACGAGCACTTATTTGACCATCATTATCAGCATCATGAAATAACACGCCATCATCATTACCAGCCCATGCCGTTTGCTCAACAACACCATCATCATCAACATCAAGCTCAATTCCATCCTCGATACCTACAAACTCTGTACCATCGCCATCTAAGTCTATAACGATTGGTGCTATACTTTCTGTCACATCAATACTCATAGTAGATAGATTACTTGGGTCAGAATTACCATTCTCATTTAGAACTAAATAATCAAATGTTGCTATTTCTGAATTTTCTCCATCAGGTGTATAGGTTAGTAATGAAATATTTGAAATACTTGTATCACTTCCTATTTCAGAACCATTATACATTAGCTGTCCATTACCACTGATAGTATCTGCATAAATACGAACCCCTACAATTGGATCACCTTCAACATCTGCATAATTAAAATCATCTAATGAGAATGTATAAGTGGTTTCTTCATTAGTATTAACGCTTGAATCGCTAGTCGTAGGGGCATCATCTATCGCATCAACAGTTAATGAGAAGGCTGTATCAGAGCTAGCTCCACTACTATCTGTCGCTGTTACTGAAACTGTTGCATTACCATTTGCATTAGCTATTGGAGTAACCGTTAAAATACCGTCAGAAATAGAGGCTTCAGCCAAACTTTCATCACTAATACTCGCTGTATAAATTATATTATCGCCATTATCTACATCAGTTGCATTTAAATCAATTGTAAAAGGCTCTGCATCCTCATCTATTCCTTGATTATCAATTGATGCCAATATAGGTGCGTCATTAACTCCTGTCACATCAATACTCATAGTAGATAGATTACTTGGGTCAGAATTACCATTCTCATTTAAAACTAGATAATCAAAAGTTGCTATCTCTGCATTTTCAGCATCAGGCACATAAGTCAATAATGCAAAATTAGAAATACTAGTATCACTAGTAATCTCAAAACCGTTATACATTAGTTGTCCATTACCACTGATAGTATCTGCATAAATACGAACCCCTACAATTGGGTCGCCTTCAGCATCTGCATATTCAAAATCATCTGCTGTAAATGTATAAACAGAATCTTCAGAAGTTGAAACGGATGAATCACTTGTTGTTGGTGCATCATTAACAGCTGCAACATCAACAATCATTGTATAACTACCTGAATCTACTGTGCCATCATTTACACTATACTCAAAAGCATCATAAGCACTACCATTTGCATCTGCTGCAGGGGTAAACACTAATGAACCCTCTGCAATACTAGCAGCTGTTATAACCTGATCCTGTGCAACTGCTTCACCATTAAGGATTAAGGCTCCTGCCGCTTCTAAACTAGTTATCTTAACACTTGATAAACTATCTCCACCATCAACATCTACAAAATTAAAGTCATCTACTCCAAATGTATAAGCTACATCTTCATCTGTAGTTACAGTATTATCACTCGATATTGGTGCATCATTAACAGCATCTGTAGTCAAGTTAAAGCTTGAATCAGAACTAGCTCCATTGCTATCGGTTGCTGTTATCGTAACTGTTGCATTTCCATTAGCATTCGCCGTTGGTGTAACAAGCACTCCTTCTTTCAAATTATAAACTTTCACTTGTCCTGCGTATCCATCAGCTCCTCTAGAGCCTATAGCAATTGACTGACCGTCAGCACTTAATGATACTGACCCACCACTGTAATCTCCTGATGATTCACCATCTATATCAGTGCTAACTTGTTCCCATGCACCATCTGTAAGTTGAAAAATGCGAACATGGCCACTATCAGAACCATTACCATCATTATTATTAGTACCTATAGCTACAGTAAGACCATCTGCACTTAACGATACTGCAAGCTCAGTAGATGTTCCTCCATCAAATGGATCAACTTCATTTAATAAAGCCTCACTTATAATACTATCTCCGGCTTTAGTCCATGATGCACCATCATATTGATATATATTAACCTCGCCTGTACCTGAATCACTATAAGGTGCTGCTATAGCAACTGTGCGACCATCTGCACTAATCGAAATAGACTTACCACTACCATCTCCAGATGACTCTCCATCTATGTCCGTACCTAACTGATTCCAAGTATCAGAGCCACTATTATACTCAAAGACTTGTACTTGACCACTATTATAGCCACCTCCATCAGCACCAGTTGAACCTATAGCAATTGTTTGACCATCGGAACTAAGAGCACTAGAGATACCGCTCCAATCATCTGCAGATTCACCATCTATATCTAAGCCTAATTGCGACCAACCACCTTCACCATTATCTTCATAGATACGAACATGGCCACTATTCCTACCAGCAATACCATCATTATACTGAGTACCAACTGAGATTATTTGACCGTCGTAACTTAATGAAATTGAATCAGCAAGCTGATCATTAGCAGCCTCACCATAGATTTCACCTACTTGTGACCAACTATCTTCACCATGCCTATAAACTCGTACTACACCACTATTGTTTCCGTTAGTATCATCTTGTCTTGCACTAACAGCGATTGTTAGACCATCCCCACTTATAGATACAACTCTACCACTTCTATCACCTGCTTGACCATCAATATCTTCACCAAGTTGAGACCATCCCCCATCACTAAGCGTATAAACTCGTACATGCCCACTATTAGTACCATTATCATCATTATACTCGGCACCTATTACAATCGTTTGACCATCTGCACTTAATGATACTGATCCACCACTAGAATCTCCTGCAGCTTCACCACTTATATCAGCTCCGATCTGATCCCATGTGCTCGTAACTTCTACAGTAGCCAAACTTTCATCAGAAATACTAGCTGTATAGGTAATATCATCCCCCTCAACATCACTAGCTGATACCTCAACTATAAAGGAGCCTGCATCTTCTTGTATCGTTTGATCGTCTATTGAAGTAATTAATGGTGCATCATTTACCACTGCAACATCAATCGTCATCGTATAACTAGCATCTGAATCTACTGTGCCATCATTTACACTATATTCAAAAGCATCATAAGCACCTCCATTTGCATCTGCTTCCGGTGTAAATACTAATGAACCAGCTGCAATACTAGCAGCTGTTATAACCTGATCCTGTGTAACTGCTTCATCATTAAGAGTTAAAGCCCCTACCGCTTCTAAACTAGTTATCTTAACACTTGACAAACTATTTCCACTATCTACATCTGCAAAATTAAAGTCATCTATACTAAATATATAAGCCGTATCTTCCGTAGCCATGGCTGTATTATCTTCTGATGTCGGAGCATCATTTTCTTCTGTTATTGTAATCTCAATATCTGAAGTGTTTGTAGCAACTTCATTACCATCACCATCATACACACTCCATGATAAGGTTCTTGTAGATATTGGTGTATCTGAATTATTACTATATGTCAGCTGCTCTAAGACTCTTGCAATTCTCGCAGGGAGAGGTGTCATATTGCTAGTATTAAAATCTATTCTAAAATCATTACCATTAACACCGTCCTGAGTACTATCAATAACTCCTATATGTGAAGTAGTATTACTATAATGTACTTTATCACCTATTCTTTGAACATTCCAAATGCCTGCTGCATCAGTCGGTAAAGAAATAGTGTCTTCTGATTCAAGCCCTGTAATTAAAAGATACCCTCCTTCTAAATCTCCATCTCCAATATCAATATCTGTAAGAGTTATATTTGCATCAATTTGTTGAGGTGTTGAATTTACAGTATTCTCAGCAAAAGTTACATCTGTTAAATCACTAATTTCAGG from Francisella adeliensis includes these protein-coding regions:
- a CDS encoding phosphopentomutase, with product MLKKKKVVILLFDSFGIGEAPDAEDFGDEGFDTLGHIVEYFEANGKKLTLPNLSRKGLKQAAEYNRCKALSTDISGGNDTVENAKYGYCAELSKGKDTPSGHWELAGVPVLFDWYYFTKKENQSCFDKAFIDEWVRRCDLKDGFIDAGHASGTQVLIDYGCESCMTKKPIVYTSGDSVFQIAAHEDYFGLDNLLKVCKIARELLDEMNMMVGRVIARPFVGESTDEYARTGNRRDLSILPPAETLLQKLVKAGGEVISIGKIADIYANQGISKSVKATGLEDLFDKTIHEYQNANTDSLIFTNFVDLDSSFGHRRDPKGYGKALEYLDSRIPDLDKYLDEDTIVILAADHGCDPTAPGTDHTRECVPFLLWGKNIESEFVGPRDTFADIGQTIAEFMGVEKLDYGKSVL
- a CDS encoding type III pantothenate kinase, yielding MLLVMDVGNSHIHIGVFEGDNIVSQIRYATSSVDSTSDQMGVFLRQALRENYVDLAKIEGCAISSVVPHLNYSLGSAVIKYFDIKPFFISMDTTALDMSSVEAHQVGADRIASCIGAIAEYPNKNLLIIDLGTATTFDVVTKDKKYLSGSIMPGVKLSLNALCSGASQLSSITIVKPEVAIGYDTKTNIRSGLYYGHLGALKEIKKRSIEEFDGNDVYTIATGGFTGLFKDEGIFDEISPDLILRGIRIAFLQNKK